From one Solea solea chromosome 15, fSolSol10.1, whole genome shotgun sequence genomic stretch:
- the LOC131473940 gene encoding vinculin-like isoform X5: MPVFHTKTIESILEPVAQQISHLVIMHEEGEVDGKAIPDLTVPVAAVQAAVSNLVRVGKETVQTTEDQVMKRDMPPAFIKVENSSSKLVQAAQMLKADPYSVPARDYLIDGSRGILSGTSDLLLTFDEAEVRKIIRVCKGILEYLAVAEVVETMEDLITYTKNLGPGMTKMSKMIEERQQELTHQEHRQMLVNSMGTVKELLPVLISAIKIFVSTKTSRGAGVEEAERNRRFTFEKMSSEINEIIRVLQLTTWDEDAWANKDMEALKRSLALIESKMAQAKSWLKDPLGQPGDHGEVTLRVILDEAGKVGELCAGRERKDILATAKALGQMTDQIADLRARGQGPTPGCVQRAAQCSQGLDLLFGKVDGAARRLEALINAKQAIARRLDAAQAWLADPNGGPEGEENIRALLAEAKRIADLCEDPKERDDILRSISEIAGLTARLVELRKQLKLQPHAANSWHILPAWKLCCCLSTMGISPTIRGKGDSPEARALAKQIGAALLNLQSKTNRAVANMRPAKPAVTLEGKMEQALRWVNNPGVDDRGVECEKLEWDTGQAAIRGMVGEGKRLAGGLLGPYRQDMIGRCDRTEALMASLADMAARGEAEAPHARATAAQLQDSLKDLRRHMQEVMTQEVSDVFSDTTTPVKLLAVAATAPPDAPNREEVFDERAGNFEAHAGRLGATAEKAAAVGTANKMTVEGIHAAVKHARELTPQVTSAARILLKNPGNRAAYEHFDTMKNQWIDNVEKLTGLVDEAIDTKSLLDASEEAIKKDIDKCRVAMANVQPQMLVAGATSIARRANRVLLVAKREVENSEDPRFRDTVKHASDILSHTISPMVMDAKAVAGNIQDKALQKAYLDSCLRILAAVGKVREAFQPQEPDFPPPPPDLDQLHVSDEQAPPKPPLPEGEVPPPRPPPPEEKDEEFPEQKVGEVLSEPMMVAARQLHDEARKWSSKGNDIIAAAKRMALLMAEMSRLVRGGSGNKRALIQCAKDIAKASDEVTRLAKEVAKQCTDRRIRTNLLQVCERIPTISTQLKILSTVKATMLGRTNISEEESEQATEMLVHNAQNLMQSVKETVREAEAASIKIRTDSGCTLRWVRKTPWYQ, translated from the exons GTGGGGAAAGAAACGGTCCAAACCACAGAGGATCAGGTGATGAAGAGAGACATGCCCCCCGCATTCATTAA ggTGGAGAACTCGAGCTCTAAGCTGGTTCAGGCTGCACAGATGCTAAAAGCAGATCCATACTCTGTTCCCGCACGAGATTATCTGATCGATGGATCCAGAGGGATTCTGTCTGGAACGTCCGACCTGCTCCTTACATTTGACGaggcagag GTGCGTAAAATAATCCGAGTATGTAAAGGAATCCTAGAGTATCTGGCTGTGGCTGAGGTGGTGGAGACCATGGAGGACCTCATCACTTACACCAAGAACCTGGGTCCAG gaatgaccaaaatgtcaaagatGATTGAGGAGCGGCAGCAGGAGCTGACGCACCAAGAGCACAGGCAGATGCTGGTCAACTCCATGGGCACTGTCAAAGAGCTGCTGCCTGTTCTTatatcag CTATCAAGATTTTTGTTTCAACCAAGACCAGTCGAGGTGCCGGCGTGGAGGAGGCTGAGAGGAACAGAAGATTCACCTTTGAAAAGATGAGCTCTGAAATCAACGAGATCATCAGAGTCTTGCAGCTCACCACGTGGGACGAAGATGCGTGGGCAAATAAG GATATGGAGGCTTTAAAGAGATCTCTGGCTCTGATTGAGTCCAAGATGGCACAAGCTAAAAGTTGGCTCAAAGACCCTCTTGGACAGCCag GTGACCACGGTGAGGTCACCCTGCGCGTGATACTGGATGAAGCGGGGAAGGTGGGAGAGCTCTGTGCTGGGAGGGAGAGGAAAGATATTCTGGCGACCGCAAAGGCTCTGGGACAAATGACCGACCAGATCGCAGATCTACGAGCCAG GGGCCAGGGCCCGACCCCGGGGTGTGTGCAGCGTGCAGCCCAGTGCTCTCAGGGCTTGGACTTGTTATTTGGCAAAGTGGACGGTGCTGCGCGCAGACTGGAGGCTCTAATCAATGCCAAGCAGGCCATTGCCAGGAGGCTGGACGCCGCACAG GCCTGGCTGGCTGATCCTAACGGCGGTCCTGAGGGGGAGGAGAACATCAGAGCGCTTCTTGCCGAGGCCAAACGCATCGCTGATCTGTGCGAAGACCCCAAAGAGCGGGACGACATCCTACGCTCCATCAGTGAGATCGCAGGACTCACAGCTCGACTCGTGGAGCTGCGCAAACA GCTCAAACTGCAACCTCATGCCGCCAATAGCTGGCATATTTTACCTGCCTGGAAATTATGCTGTTGCTTGTCAACCATGGGCATCAGTCCCACCATAAG gggTAAGGGTGACAGCCCAGAGGCCCGAGCACTGGCTAAGCAGATTGGAGCGGCACTGCTGAACCTGCAGTCCAAAACCAACCGGGCTGTGGCCAACATGAGACCAGCCAAGCCGGCTGTCACCTTGGAGGGAAAGATGGAGCAGGCGCTCCGCTGGGTGAACAACCCTGGAGTGGACGACAGAGGAGTAG AGTGTGAGAAGCTAGAGTGGGACACAG GTCAGGCAGCAATCAGAGGGATGGTTGGAGAAGGGAAGAGGTTGGCAGGAGGCTTACTAGGCCCGTATCGACAGGATATGATTGGACGCTGTGACCGAACCGAGGCTCTGATGGCGTCCTTGGCGGACATGGCAGCCAGGGGCGAGGCCGAGGCGCCTCACGCACGCGCTACAGCCGCCCAGCTACAGGACAGCCTCAAG GACCTGAGGCGGCACATGCAGGAGGTGATGACCCAGGAGGTATCGGACGTATTCAGCGACACCACCACCCCAGTCAAACTGCTGGCTGTGGCTGCAACTGCTCCTCCTGATGCGCCCAACAGGGAGGAG GTTTTTGACGAGCGCGCAGGGAACTTCGAGGCCCACGCAGGTCGGCTGGGTGCGACTGCAGAGAAAGCCGCTGCTGTGGGAACAGCCAATAAGATGACAGTAGAGGGGATACATGCTGCTGTGAAACATGCCAGGGAACTCACTCCACAG GTGACCTCTGCTGCTCGGATCCTGTTGAAGAATCCAGGAAACAGAGCAGCGTACGAGCACTTTGACACCATGAAGAACCAGTGGATTGACAATGTGGAGAAACTCACTG GTCTGGTGGACGAGGCCATCGACACCAAATCCCTGCTCGACGCCTCCGAGGAGGCTATAAAGAAAGACATCGACAAGTGCCGAGTTGCCATGGCAAATGTTCAGCCCCAGATGCTTGTTGCCGGGGCAACAAGCATAGCAAGACGAGCTAATAGGGTCCTGTTGGTGGCTAAGCGGGAAGTGGAGAACTCCGAAGATCCACGTTTTAGAGACACTGTGAAACACGCTTCAGACATCCTCTCACACACCATCTCACCCATGGTCATGGATGCCAAGGCAGTGGCTGGGAACATACAAGACAAAG CTCTGCAAAAGGCATACTTGGACTCTTGTCTAAGGATCCTGGCTGCAGTGGGAAAAGTTAGAGAAGCTTTTCAACCTCAGGAGCCCGATTTCCCTCCCCCACCTCCTGACCTGGACCAGCTTCAT GTCAGTGATGAGCAGGCGCCGCCCAAACCCCCGTTGCCAGAGGGCGAGGTGCCGCCGCCACGGCCCCCTCCTCCAGAGGAGAAGGACGAGGAGTTCCCAGAGCAGAAGGTCGGTGAGGTGCTCAGTGAGCCCATGATGGTGGCAGCCAGGCAGCTGCATGATGAGGCCCGCAAGTGGTCCAGCAAG GGCAACGACATCATTGCAGCGGCCAAGCGGATGGCTCTGCTGATGGCAGAAATGTCCCGGCTTGTGCGCGGCGGGAGCGGGAACAAGAGGGCGCTGATTCAGTGCGCCAAGGACATCGCCAAGGCCTCGGACGAAGTGACGAGGCTGGCGAAAGAAGTGGCCAAGCAGTGCACCGACAGGCGCATCAGAACTAATCTGCTGCAG GTGTGTGAGCGCATCCCGACCATCAGTACACAGCTGAAGATCCTGTCCACGGTGAAAGCCACCATGCTGGGACGAACAAATATTAGTGAAGAAGAGTCCGAGCAG gcCACAGAGATGTTGGTCCATAACGCTCAGAATCTGATGCAGTCAGTGAAGGAGACGGTCAGAGAAGCAGAGGCAGCTTCCATCAAGATCCGCACAGACTCGGGATGCACCCTCCGCTGGGTGCGCAAGACCCCCTGGTACCAGTAA
- the LOC131473940 gene encoding vinculin-like isoform X4, with product MPVFHTKTIESILEPVAQQISHLVIMHEEGEVDGKAIPDLTVPVAAVQAAVSNLVRVGKETVQTTEDQVMKRDMPPAFIKVENSSSKLVQAAQMLKADPYSVPARDYLIDGSRGILSGTSDLLLTFDEAEVRKIIRVCKGILEYLAVAEVVETMEDLITYTKNLGPGMTKMSKMIEERQQELTHQEHRQMLVNSMGTVKELLPVLISAIKIFVSTKTSRGAGVEEAERNRRFTFEKMSSEINEIIRVLQLTTWDEDAWANKDMEALKRSLALIESKMAQAKSWLKDPLGQPGDHGEVTLRVILDEAGKVGELCAGRERKDILATAKALGQMTDQIADLRARGQGPTPGCVQRAAQCSQGLDLLFGKVDGAARRLEALINAKQAIARRLDAAQAWLADPNGGPEGEENIRALLAEAKRIADLCEDPKERDDILRSISEIAGLTARLVELRKQGKGDSPEARALAKQIGAALLNLQSKTNRAVANMRPAKPAVTLEGKMEQALRWVNNPGVDDRGVGQAAIRGMVGEGKRLAGGLLGPYRQDMIGRCDRTEALMASLADMAARGEAEAPHARATAAQLQDSLKDLRRHMQEVMTQEVSDVFSDTTTPVKLLAVAATAPPDAPNREEVFDERAGNFEAHAGRLGATAEKAAAVGTANKMTVEGIHAAVKHARELTPQVTSAARILLKNPGNRAAYEHFDTMKNQWIDNVEKLTGLVDEAIDTKSLLDASEEAIKKDIDKCRVAMANVQPQMLVAGATSIARRANRVLLVAKREVENSEDPRFRDTVKHASDILSHTISPMVMDAKAVAGNIQDKALQKAYLDSCLRILAAVGKVREAFQPQEPDFPPPPPDLDQLHVSDEQAPPKPPLPEGEVPPPRPPPPEEKDEEFPEQKVGEVLSEPMMVAARQLHDEARKWSSKPEEEEAVEEREVDDEDEFTDGEDDYEPELLMMPSNQPVNQPILAAAQSLHQEARKWSSKGNDIIAAAKRMALLMAEMSRLVRGGSGNKRALIQCAKDIAKASDEVTRLAKEVAKQCTDRRIRTNLLQVCERIPTISTQLKILSTVKATMLGRTNISEEESEQATEMLVHNAQNLMQSVKETVREAEAASIKIRTDSGCTLRWVRKTPWYQ from the exons GTGGGGAAAGAAACGGTCCAAACCACAGAGGATCAGGTGATGAAGAGAGACATGCCCCCCGCATTCATTAA ggTGGAGAACTCGAGCTCTAAGCTGGTTCAGGCTGCACAGATGCTAAAAGCAGATCCATACTCTGTTCCCGCACGAGATTATCTGATCGATGGATCCAGAGGGATTCTGTCTGGAACGTCCGACCTGCTCCTTACATTTGACGaggcagag GTGCGTAAAATAATCCGAGTATGTAAAGGAATCCTAGAGTATCTGGCTGTGGCTGAGGTGGTGGAGACCATGGAGGACCTCATCACTTACACCAAGAACCTGGGTCCAG gaatgaccaaaatgtcaaagatGATTGAGGAGCGGCAGCAGGAGCTGACGCACCAAGAGCACAGGCAGATGCTGGTCAACTCCATGGGCACTGTCAAAGAGCTGCTGCCTGTTCTTatatcag CTATCAAGATTTTTGTTTCAACCAAGACCAGTCGAGGTGCCGGCGTGGAGGAGGCTGAGAGGAACAGAAGATTCACCTTTGAAAAGATGAGCTCTGAAATCAACGAGATCATCAGAGTCTTGCAGCTCACCACGTGGGACGAAGATGCGTGGGCAAATAAG GATATGGAGGCTTTAAAGAGATCTCTGGCTCTGATTGAGTCCAAGATGGCACAAGCTAAAAGTTGGCTCAAAGACCCTCTTGGACAGCCag GTGACCACGGTGAGGTCACCCTGCGCGTGATACTGGATGAAGCGGGGAAGGTGGGAGAGCTCTGTGCTGGGAGGGAGAGGAAAGATATTCTGGCGACCGCAAAGGCTCTGGGACAAATGACCGACCAGATCGCAGATCTACGAGCCAG GGGCCAGGGCCCGACCCCGGGGTGTGTGCAGCGTGCAGCCCAGTGCTCTCAGGGCTTGGACTTGTTATTTGGCAAAGTGGACGGTGCTGCGCGCAGACTGGAGGCTCTAATCAATGCCAAGCAGGCCATTGCCAGGAGGCTGGACGCCGCACAG GCCTGGCTGGCTGATCCTAACGGCGGTCCTGAGGGGGAGGAGAACATCAGAGCGCTTCTTGCCGAGGCCAAACGCATCGCTGATCTGTGCGAAGACCCCAAAGAGCGGGACGACATCCTACGCTCCATCAGTGAGATCGCAGGACTCACAGCTCGACTCGTGGAGCTGCGCAAACA gggTAAGGGTGACAGCCCAGAGGCCCGAGCACTGGCTAAGCAGATTGGAGCGGCACTGCTGAACCTGCAGTCCAAAACCAACCGGGCTGTGGCCAACATGAGACCAGCCAAGCCGGCTGTCACCTTGGAGGGAAAGATGGAGCAGGCGCTCCGCTGGGTGAACAACCCTGGAGTGGACGACAGAGGAGTAG GTCAGGCAGCAATCAGAGGGATGGTTGGAGAAGGGAAGAGGTTGGCAGGAGGCTTACTAGGCCCGTATCGACAGGATATGATTGGACGCTGTGACCGAACCGAGGCTCTGATGGCGTCCTTGGCGGACATGGCAGCCAGGGGCGAGGCCGAGGCGCCTCACGCACGCGCTACAGCCGCCCAGCTACAGGACAGCCTCAAG GACCTGAGGCGGCACATGCAGGAGGTGATGACCCAGGAGGTATCGGACGTATTCAGCGACACCACCACCCCAGTCAAACTGCTGGCTGTGGCTGCAACTGCTCCTCCTGATGCGCCCAACAGGGAGGAG GTTTTTGACGAGCGCGCAGGGAACTTCGAGGCCCACGCAGGTCGGCTGGGTGCGACTGCAGAGAAAGCCGCTGCTGTGGGAACAGCCAATAAGATGACAGTAGAGGGGATACATGCTGCTGTGAAACATGCCAGGGAACTCACTCCACAG GTGACCTCTGCTGCTCGGATCCTGTTGAAGAATCCAGGAAACAGAGCAGCGTACGAGCACTTTGACACCATGAAGAACCAGTGGATTGACAATGTGGAGAAACTCACTG GTCTGGTGGACGAGGCCATCGACACCAAATCCCTGCTCGACGCCTCCGAGGAGGCTATAAAGAAAGACATCGACAAGTGCCGAGTTGCCATGGCAAATGTTCAGCCCCAGATGCTTGTTGCCGGGGCAACAAGCATAGCAAGACGAGCTAATAGGGTCCTGTTGGTGGCTAAGCGGGAAGTGGAGAACTCCGAAGATCCACGTTTTAGAGACACTGTGAAACACGCTTCAGACATCCTCTCACACACCATCTCACCCATGGTCATGGATGCCAAGGCAGTGGCTGGGAACATACAAGACAAAG CTCTGCAAAAGGCATACTTGGACTCTTGTCTAAGGATCCTGGCTGCAGTGGGAAAAGTTAGAGAAGCTTTTCAACCTCAGGAGCCCGATTTCCCTCCCCCACCTCCTGACCTGGACCAGCTTCAT GTCAGTGATGAGCAGGCGCCGCCCAAACCCCCGTTGCCAGAGGGCGAGGTGCCGCCGCCACGGCCCCCTCCTCCAGAGGAGAAGGACGAGGAGTTCCCAGAGCAGAAGGTCGGTGAGGTGCTCAGTGAGCCCATGATGGTGGCAGCCAGGCAGCTGCATGATGAGGCCCGCAAGTGGTCCAGCAAG cctgaggaggaggaggcagtagAGGAAAGGGAggtagatgatgaagatgagttTACTGATGGTGAGGATGACTATGAGCCAGAGCTGCTGATGATGCCCTCCAACCAGCCTGTCAATCAACCCATTCTGGCAGCTGCCCAGTCTCTCCACCAGGAGGCGCGCAAGTGGTCCAGCAAG GGCAACGACATCATTGCAGCGGCCAAGCGGATGGCTCTGCTGATGGCAGAAATGTCCCGGCTTGTGCGCGGCGGGAGCGGGAACAAGAGGGCGCTGATTCAGTGCGCCAAGGACATCGCCAAGGCCTCGGACGAAGTGACGAGGCTGGCGAAAGAAGTGGCCAAGCAGTGCACCGACAGGCGCATCAGAACTAATCTGCTGCAG GTGTGTGAGCGCATCCCGACCATCAGTACACAGCTGAAGATCCTGTCCACGGTGAAAGCCACCATGCTGGGACGAACAAATATTAGTGAAGAAGAGTCCGAGCAG gcCACAGAGATGTTGGTCCATAACGCTCAGAATCTGATGCAGTCAGTGAAGGAGACGGTCAGAGAAGCAGAGGCAGCTTCCATCAAGATCCGCACAGACTCGGGATGCACCCTCCGCTGGGTGCGCAAGACCCCCTGGTACCAGTAA
- the LOC131473940 gene encoding vinculin-like isoform X1 produces the protein MPVFHTKTIESILEPVAQQISHLVIMHEEGEVDGKAIPDLTVPVAAVQAAVSNLVRVGKETVQTTEDQVMKRDMPPAFIKVENSSSKLVQAAQMLKADPYSVPARDYLIDGSRGILSGTSDLLLTFDEAEVRKIIRVCKGILEYLAVAEVVETMEDLITYTKNLGPGMTKMSKMIEERQQELTHQEHRQMLVNSMGTVKELLPVLISAIKIFVSTKTSRGAGVEEAERNRRFTFEKMSSEINEIIRVLQLTTWDEDAWANKDMEALKRSLALIESKMAQAKSWLKDPLGQPGDHGEVTLRVILDEAGKVGELCAGRERKDILATAKALGQMTDQIADLRARGQGPTPGCVQRAAQCSQGLDLLFGKVDGAARRLEALINAKQAIARRLDAAQAWLADPNGGPEGEENIRALLAEAKRIADLCEDPKERDDILRSISEIAGLTARLVELRKQLKLQPHAANSWHILPAWKLCCCLSTMGISPTIRGKGDSPEARALAKQIGAALLNLQSKTNRAVANMRPAKPAVTLEGKMEQALRWVNNPGVDDRGVECEKLEWDTGQAAIRGMVGEGKRLAGGLLGPYRQDMIGRCDRTEALMASLADMAARGEAEAPHARATAAQLQDSLKDLRRHMQEVMTQEVSDVFSDTTTPVKLLAVAATAPPDAPNREEVFDERAGNFEAHAGRLGATAEKAAAVGTANKMTVEGIHAAVKHARELTPQVTSAARILLKNPGNRAAYEHFDTMKNQWIDNVEKLTGLVDEAIDTKSLLDASEEAIKKDIDKCRVAMANVQPQMLVAGATSIARRANRVLLVAKREVENSEDPRFRDTVKHASDILSHTISPMVMDAKAVAGNIQDKALQKAYLDSCLRILAAVGKVREAFQPQEPDFPPPPPDLDQLHVSDEQAPPKPPLPEGEVPPPRPPPPEEKDEEFPEQKVGEVLSEPMMVAARQLHDEARKWSSKPEEEEAVEEREVDDEDEFTDGEDDYEPELLMMPSNQPVNQPILAAAQSLHQEARKWSSKGNDIIAAAKRMALLMAEMSRLVRGGSGNKRALIQCAKDIAKASDEVTRLAKEVAKQCTDRRIRTNLLQVCERIPTISTQLKILSTVKATMLGRTNISEEESEQATEMLVHNAQNLMQSVKETVREAEAASIKIRTDSGCTLRWVRKTPWYQ, from the exons GTGGGGAAAGAAACGGTCCAAACCACAGAGGATCAGGTGATGAAGAGAGACATGCCCCCCGCATTCATTAA ggTGGAGAACTCGAGCTCTAAGCTGGTTCAGGCTGCACAGATGCTAAAAGCAGATCCATACTCTGTTCCCGCACGAGATTATCTGATCGATGGATCCAGAGGGATTCTGTCTGGAACGTCCGACCTGCTCCTTACATTTGACGaggcagag GTGCGTAAAATAATCCGAGTATGTAAAGGAATCCTAGAGTATCTGGCTGTGGCTGAGGTGGTGGAGACCATGGAGGACCTCATCACTTACACCAAGAACCTGGGTCCAG gaatgaccaaaatgtcaaagatGATTGAGGAGCGGCAGCAGGAGCTGACGCACCAAGAGCACAGGCAGATGCTGGTCAACTCCATGGGCACTGTCAAAGAGCTGCTGCCTGTTCTTatatcag CTATCAAGATTTTTGTTTCAACCAAGACCAGTCGAGGTGCCGGCGTGGAGGAGGCTGAGAGGAACAGAAGATTCACCTTTGAAAAGATGAGCTCTGAAATCAACGAGATCATCAGAGTCTTGCAGCTCACCACGTGGGACGAAGATGCGTGGGCAAATAAG GATATGGAGGCTTTAAAGAGATCTCTGGCTCTGATTGAGTCCAAGATGGCACAAGCTAAAAGTTGGCTCAAAGACCCTCTTGGACAGCCag GTGACCACGGTGAGGTCACCCTGCGCGTGATACTGGATGAAGCGGGGAAGGTGGGAGAGCTCTGTGCTGGGAGGGAGAGGAAAGATATTCTGGCGACCGCAAAGGCTCTGGGACAAATGACCGACCAGATCGCAGATCTACGAGCCAG GGGCCAGGGCCCGACCCCGGGGTGTGTGCAGCGTGCAGCCCAGTGCTCTCAGGGCTTGGACTTGTTATTTGGCAAAGTGGACGGTGCTGCGCGCAGACTGGAGGCTCTAATCAATGCCAAGCAGGCCATTGCCAGGAGGCTGGACGCCGCACAG GCCTGGCTGGCTGATCCTAACGGCGGTCCTGAGGGGGAGGAGAACATCAGAGCGCTTCTTGCCGAGGCCAAACGCATCGCTGATCTGTGCGAAGACCCCAAAGAGCGGGACGACATCCTACGCTCCATCAGTGAGATCGCAGGACTCACAGCTCGACTCGTGGAGCTGCGCAAACA GCTCAAACTGCAACCTCATGCCGCCAATAGCTGGCATATTTTACCTGCCTGGAAATTATGCTGTTGCTTGTCAACCATGGGCATCAGTCCCACCATAAG gggTAAGGGTGACAGCCCAGAGGCCCGAGCACTGGCTAAGCAGATTGGAGCGGCACTGCTGAACCTGCAGTCCAAAACCAACCGGGCTGTGGCCAACATGAGACCAGCCAAGCCGGCTGTCACCTTGGAGGGAAAGATGGAGCAGGCGCTCCGCTGGGTGAACAACCCTGGAGTGGACGACAGAGGAGTAG AGTGTGAGAAGCTAGAGTGGGACACAG GTCAGGCAGCAATCAGAGGGATGGTTGGAGAAGGGAAGAGGTTGGCAGGAGGCTTACTAGGCCCGTATCGACAGGATATGATTGGACGCTGTGACCGAACCGAGGCTCTGATGGCGTCCTTGGCGGACATGGCAGCCAGGGGCGAGGCCGAGGCGCCTCACGCACGCGCTACAGCCGCCCAGCTACAGGACAGCCTCAAG GACCTGAGGCGGCACATGCAGGAGGTGATGACCCAGGAGGTATCGGACGTATTCAGCGACACCACCACCCCAGTCAAACTGCTGGCTGTGGCTGCAACTGCTCCTCCTGATGCGCCCAACAGGGAGGAG GTTTTTGACGAGCGCGCAGGGAACTTCGAGGCCCACGCAGGTCGGCTGGGTGCGACTGCAGAGAAAGCCGCTGCTGTGGGAACAGCCAATAAGATGACAGTAGAGGGGATACATGCTGCTGTGAAACATGCCAGGGAACTCACTCCACAG GTGACCTCTGCTGCTCGGATCCTGTTGAAGAATCCAGGAAACAGAGCAGCGTACGAGCACTTTGACACCATGAAGAACCAGTGGATTGACAATGTGGAGAAACTCACTG GTCTGGTGGACGAGGCCATCGACACCAAATCCCTGCTCGACGCCTCCGAGGAGGCTATAAAGAAAGACATCGACAAGTGCCGAGTTGCCATGGCAAATGTTCAGCCCCAGATGCTTGTTGCCGGGGCAACAAGCATAGCAAGACGAGCTAATAGGGTCCTGTTGGTGGCTAAGCGGGAAGTGGAGAACTCCGAAGATCCACGTTTTAGAGACACTGTGAAACACGCTTCAGACATCCTCTCACACACCATCTCACCCATGGTCATGGATGCCAAGGCAGTGGCTGGGAACATACAAGACAAAG CTCTGCAAAAGGCATACTTGGACTCTTGTCTAAGGATCCTGGCTGCAGTGGGAAAAGTTAGAGAAGCTTTTCAACCTCAGGAGCCCGATTTCCCTCCCCCACCTCCTGACCTGGACCAGCTTCAT GTCAGTGATGAGCAGGCGCCGCCCAAACCCCCGTTGCCAGAGGGCGAGGTGCCGCCGCCACGGCCCCCTCCTCCAGAGGAGAAGGACGAGGAGTTCCCAGAGCAGAAGGTCGGTGAGGTGCTCAGTGAGCCCATGATGGTGGCAGCCAGGCAGCTGCATGATGAGGCCCGCAAGTGGTCCAGCAAG cctgaggaggaggaggcagtagAGGAAAGGGAggtagatgatgaagatgagttTACTGATGGTGAGGATGACTATGAGCCAGAGCTGCTGATGATGCCCTCCAACCAGCCTGTCAATCAACCCATTCTGGCAGCTGCCCAGTCTCTCCACCAGGAGGCGCGCAAGTGGTCCAGCAAG GGCAACGACATCATTGCAGCGGCCAAGCGGATGGCTCTGCTGATGGCAGAAATGTCCCGGCTTGTGCGCGGCGGGAGCGGGAACAAGAGGGCGCTGATTCAGTGCGCCAAGGACATCGCCAAGGCCTCGGACGAAGTGACGAGGCTGGCGAAAGAAGTGGCCAAGCAGTGCACCGACAGGCGCATCAGAACTAATCTGCTGCAG GTGTGTGAGCGCATCCCGACCATCAGTACACAGCTGAAGATCCTGTCCACGGTGAAAGCCACCATGCTGGGACGAACAAATATTAGTGAAGAAGAGTCCGAGCAG gcCACAGAGATGTTGGTCCATAACGCTCAGAATCTGATGCAGTCAGTGAAGGAGACGGTCAGAGAAGCAGAGGCAGCTTCCATCAAGATCCGCACAGACTCGGGATGCACCCTCCGCTGGGTGCGCAAGACCCCCTGGTACCAGTAA